In Aegilops tauschii subsp. strangulata cultivar AL8/78 chromosome 3, Aet v6.0, whole genome shotgun sequence, one genomic interval encodes:
- the LOC120976985 gene encoding uncharacterized protein has product MEGQTPPDSMQGEARPPPAYVSKVLEDDNLLTEIIVRVGFPTSLVRAACVCRRWLSHASDRAFLRRFRELHPPRLLGFYLAQGYPYDAARFFPMLPQPPELAAVIRRTNFSKKEGGTMVGCSNGSVLTRRMNFSVLSLTNSVLAYELVFAVHSPLCYDYDRGMAILPGLQFTMPCLYNWAQLFSKEEGDGSSYFYVTVEDTMEPKVNVYMLQTGDDAWQKHLTLGSDRLLHPQSSPKGVLVDSKIYFATDNAIVVLDLTSSILSAIQLPHGVGFDLGTTMLSRVDDGSGVYLIHIKELQLHIWLHNGDNWLLVDTICLSETCAGLLEDEPTADIRINHVGDYNGFVFLEMGRSAHYLDVRRRTLCKVYEMTTEEKYLGDIYPLMMTWAPFFPTVRPARNAT; this is encoded by the exons ATGGAGGGCCAGACGCCGCCGGACAGTATGCAAGGCGAGGCGCGGCCGCCGCCGGCGTATGTATCCAAGGTGCTTGAAGACGACAACCTCCTGACGGAGATCATCGTCCGCGTCGGGTTCCCCACCAGCCTGGTCCGCGCCGCCTGCGTCTGCAGGCGCTGGCTCAGCCACGCCTCCGACCGCGCATTCCTCCGCCGTTTCCGCGAGCTCCACCCGCCAAGACTCCTCGGCTTCTACCTCGCGCAAGGCTATCCGTACGACGCCGCACGCTTCTTCCCGATGCTGCCTCAGCCCCCGGAGCTCGCTGCCGTCATCCGCCGCACAAACTTCTCCAAAAAAGAAGGGGGTACCATGGTGGGCTGCTCGAACGGCAGCGTCCTCACCCGCCGCATGAACTTCAGCGTCCTCAGCCTCACCAACAGCGTCCTCGCCTACGAGCTTGTATTTGCAGTGCACAGCCCACTGTGCTATGACTATGACCGTGGTATGGCCATCCTCCCAGGATTACAGTTCACAATGCCCTGTTTGTACAATTGGGCACAACTCTTCTCCAAAGAAGAAGGGGATGGCTCGTCCTACTTTTATGTCACCGTGGAGGATACCATGGAACCTAAGGTGAATGTTTATATGTTGCAAACTGGTGATGATGCCTGGCAGAAACATCTCACCTTGGGGTCAGATCGCCTCCTGCATCCACAATCTAGTCCTAAAGGCGTACTTGTTGACAGCAAAATCTATTTTGCGACCGACAATGCAATTGTTGTCCTAGATTTGACATCCTCAATATTATCGGCAATTCAGCTCCCACACGGGGTGGGTTTTGACCTAGGCACCACCATGTTGTCGCGGGTCGATGATGGTTCTGGTGTATATCTCATCCATATCAAGGAGCTTCAACTTCATATCTGGCTCCACAATGGGGACAATTGGTTGCTGGTGGACACCATTTGCTTGAGCGAAACATGTGCTGGTTTGCTTGAGGATGAGCCTACTGCTGATATCCGGATAAACCATGTGGGGGACTATAATGGGTTTGTATTCTTGGAGATGGGTCGATCCGCACACTACTTGGATGTCAGGCGCAGGACGTTGTGTAAAGTGTACGAGATGACAACAGAGGAGAAATATTTGGGTGATATCTATCCTTTAATGATGACCTGGGCTCCCTTTTTCCCTACTGTCCGTCCTGCAAG GAATGCCACGTGA